A window of Gimesia sp. genomic DNA:
TAGGCTGGTGTCCACTAAGTCTACGGATTCCCGCAACTGAGAACAGTTTGCCCAATCAGGTCATCCGACTTGGGAAACACCTGTTTCGCAACTATTTTACGTAAGTTCAATTGTGTAACTGAGGCGAAACAGTTAGTTTAAGATGGGAATGGACGCGTACTTTGTGACGAGTCTTGATGTCTGTATTTGGCCAATCCCCACTTACAGAATAGAGTTCTTCCAAGTCTGGCTTAACGGATGCCGAAATAATCCATGACAGGTCCCCATACCCGACTGGATCAATATTGGATAGAGTGGTAGAAAAAGTCAGGCGACCTCCACTAATCCACATGCCTTCCCCAAGACAAATACAGAAAAATCGATTATATTCTAAACGCTTCAGCCAGGTTGAATGCATCAGCTTACTGAAGGCGGGCAACACCACGACAGGCAGGCGTTGAATTGCGTTGATAAAGTGTAGGACACTCTCTGCAGATGACCAAACAATCGGTAAATAAAAATGGATCGACCCAGGGCCCGTTTTGCGTCTGGTCCGGCATCGATTTTGTCAACTTCGTCAAACTGATGCGGTTGCGTCCTACTATTCGCTGGTCGGGTATTTACCGATTGATTTCGTCAGGCGCTCTGAGTCTTTCCAATTCCTGTTTGAGCGGACTCGAAAGTCTGATCTACAGTCGCAAAGTCAAGCAGACAAAACTCGAATCACCTGTCTTCATTATCGGTCACTGGCGGAGTGGCACCACGCTGCTGCATAACCTGATGTCGATGGATCAGCAGTTTATCTATCCCAATATGGGAGCCATGCTATTTCCCTCACACTTTCTGCTGACCGAACGCGTGCTGAAACATGTCGTTAAGCATCTGATTCCCAAACAGCGGCCTATGGACAATATGCCTGTCACCTGGGACCTGCCACAGGAAGATGAAACATCGATCCTGTTACTGCACCTGATGTCCCCCTACCTGGCGATCGCGTTCAGTGATCAGCCTGAAGTCTATGACCGGTTTTATGAACTCGATCAGCTGACTCCCAAAGAAGACAAAGTCTGGCGGGATACCTTCCGCTACTTCATGCAGAAACTGACCTACCGCTCCGGTGGTAACAAGCGTGTGTTGTTGAAATCACCGACACACACGTTTCGTATCCGCTTCCTGCTGGATATGTTCCCCGATGCCCGGTTCGTCTATATCCATCGCAACCCCTACAAGGTTTACAATTCGACGTTGCATCTGCGAAAGACCATGTTTGGCGATAACGGCTTTGCTCCGCTTGACATGGAAAAAGTCGAAGAAGATATGTCGAACATTTACGTCAATCACCTGCACGTTTACGAGCGGGATCGCCAGATTGTTCCGGAAGGACAATTGCACGAAGTCAGCTTTGAAGATCTCACTGCCGATCCCGTGAGTGAACTGAAAAAAGTCTACGAGCATCTGAACCTGACCGGGTTTGAAGACCTGGAAAAGAACATGCAGCCGTATTTGAAGGATCAGAAATCCTACAAGAAAAACAAATACGAAATGGACGCCGCCCAGGAAAAGAAGATCTACGAACGCTGGCAGAAAGCGTTCGAGATGTTCGGCTATGAACGGCTGCCTTCCGATGCCCTCATCAAGAAAGCCCGTGTGGCTTCCTGATCACGTGTCTGACTGATCGTTCTTGTCTTTCTCAGACGACTCTGATTTCCGGTGCTGTTTCTGTCTGAGTTCTGTCAGCTGCTTTTCCAGGATCCGCTGCTGGTCCTGAATCCGCGAGATCAACGTCGTCGAGCGTACGCGCGACGCACTCATGTCAGCAATCGCGCTCAGGATCACCCAGAATGCGATCAGCAGGATACCGCCCCAGTAGACGGCGAACAGCCCCGGGTAGGTCTTCCAGGGCATATACGGAGCGTCGCCGATGACGATCAGGAAACCAATCAGGATCAGCAGACCTGAGGTTTGCATCCGCCTGCGATATTGTTTGGAGAAGAACTGGTAGTCATCATCGCTCAGTTCATCGTCATGCTGACGATGAAACCAGGAAGTGCGATGTAACTGAATCAATCCTGCTCCGAATAAAACCAGGAGTGTGCCGACAATAATGCCGGGAATTGTATCTGCCACAATGGGTACATCCTTGAGTGTTGATGGGGGAACCCCCTTGATCTGTTGAAATGTCGCCATTCCAATCTTCCCGTCTGCTCAGTTTCAAGTCTAACAAATTCGGTTTCAGATGAAACGCGTCCAGCGAAAATTTATTGTGTAGACCGGCTGAGGGAGGAAACATGGAGAAAACGGCGAAGCAGACATTTTGTCCGGATTGAAAACAGGCTGACTGGGATGCAGGGGTTTGTTGTTTTTCAGCAACATATACGTGCGCCTCTGAGGATGGTAGCTGGTGCGGACAGCAATCCTTCCAAGAGATTTCAATGGTCGTCGGTCGCTGCAGCGGAAATGACTTTCGGTAGTGAACGAAAGAGGATCGTGAAATAAACGCCGACCAGGATGATTCCGGGAATCCACCACCAGAGGGTGACGGCCAGCTTTTCGGGAGACGGCGACGTGTTATAAATCGTCAGATGATGCTCCGGATTCAAACCGGGTAACAGGTTCGGGTAGAGTGCAGCGGTGCCACCAAAAATGAACAGGTAGATAAATCCGACCGAACACAGGAACGCGAACATCGGACGATTCAGTCTGCGGAGAACCAGCGTGCCTCCCAGTGCCAGGAATGCCAGAATAGGCAGAATCCAGATCCATGGATGATCAGAGAAACTCGCCTGGGCGTGTGGCTGGACCAGGTAACAGGCGGTGAACATGATCAGCGTGAGCAGCACGGAGCCTCCCCATAGCCAGTTGGCACTGGTTTGCGCTCTTTGATGAATAGCGCCGTCTGTTTTGGCAATCAGCCAGAGTGCACCATGATGCAGCAGAATCACTGCAGAGGTGATGCCTCCCAGAATCGTGAACCAGTCTAGAATGCCTGTCTGCTTTCCGATTCGGAAATTGGTCCACAGTGGTTCGAAGAAGTCACCTTCTGCATTGAGGGGGACGCCGCGAAAGACATTCGCCATTGCCGCTCCCAGAATGATGACCAGCAGTCCGCTGGAGACAAACAGCATCATATTCCAGAAATGGATCCACAGGGAATCTTCGAGAAAGTGCGGCAGCTCAATACTGATGGCCCGAAAAATCAACAGCCAGACGACCATCGTCAGGGGAAGATAGAAGCCGCTGAACATCGCACTCATAAATCCCGGAAAGGCCATCATCATGGTGCCACCCGCGGCGATCAGCCAGACTTCGTTACCATCCCACAGCGGGGCGATGGACTGCATAATCTGTTTCTGTTCTGACCGGTTTTTGGCCAGGATCAGATGCAGGACCCCGATTCCCAGGTCGAAACCATCCAGCGCAACATAGGTGGCAATCATAAAGACCAGCAATATTAACCAGAGTGTTTCCATCTCGCTTAAGTACCCTCTCCAGTAGCGATTTCAGCGTCAATCTGTGGCAGTCTGTCCGGTCCGTGGGCTATCAGGCGGGTGGCCAGAAAGAAATACAATACGGACAACAGCAGGTAGAGTCCCAGAAAGCCCAGCAGGGTAAACATCACGTTCCCTTCCGAAATATTCCGGGAGGAGCCGTCTGCGGTTTTCATCAATCCATAAATCAACCAGGGCTGACGACCGATCTCAGCAGTAAACCAGCCTGCCGTATTCGCGATGAAGGGAAAGGGCAGCGAAAGCATCAGCAGCCAGAGCAACCAGCGCGTGGTGTGCAATTTCCCTTTGAACAGCATCAGGCTGCTCAGCCCCATCAGCGCGATGAAGATCGTGCCTAAACCGGCCATGATGTGATACGAGAAGTAAAGCAGTTCAATATTGTCCGGCCAGAGATCGCGATCGTAGGCCGTCAATCCCTTGACTTCCGCATTCCAACTGGCATAGGTGAGGAAGGAGAGTACGTTGGGGATAATGATCGGGTTATCGATCTTAAGTTCATCCAGGTTGGGTTGGCCGATCAAAACCATGCCGGCACCATCTTCGGTATGAAAGTGGCCTTCCATGGCTGCGAACTTGACGGGCTGATGCTTTAGTACTTGTTTCGCCTCCCAGTCCCCTGTGGGCATGACGGCGATCAGACTGGCTGTAAATCCGACGATTACGGAGACCTTCAAATACTTCCTCGAGATTTCCACATGCTCACGTTTCAGCAGATGGTAGGCGGCGATCGAGGACATGGTGAAGCTGCCCGTGATTACGGCGCCGGTCATCGTGTGCAGATACTGTTTGAGTGCCCAGGGATTGCTCAGCAGTGCCCAGATGCTGGTAAGGTGGTAGACGCCGTTCTCATCGATGCGATAGCCTACTGGATGCTGCAGAAACGCGTTGGTGCAGATTATGAAGTAGCCGCTCAGCCAGGTGCCTAGCAGTAAGAGAAACGAGACACCCCAGTGTAGTTTCTTACTGAGTTTCTTTTCTCCAAAGATCAACAGGTACAGAAACGCCGATTCCAGGAAGAAAGCGAAGATTCCCTCCATCGCCAGGGTCTGCCCCAGTATCGATCCGGTGGACTTCACGAGTTGTGACCAGTTCGTCCCGAACTGGAATTCGAGCGGAATCCCGGTGACCACCCCCATGACGAAGGTCAGTCCGAATATTTTCAGCCAGAAGCGAGCGGCGACATCGGCCCAGGCGTGGCCGCGGAGTCCCAGTGTCTTGAGAATGAAAATCAGCAGTGCCAGGCCCATTGTCAGTTGGGGGAACAGGTAATGAAACGAGGCGGTAAAAGCAAACTGCACGCGATGTAACAGGAGTGAATCCAGCATTCCTCTGATATCCAGACGCTGTGATCAGGGGTTGGCTTTCGCCACGCGCCCTGGTTCAAGTTTAGTTTTTAATTTCGGGAATATTCTGTAACCAGTAAATCATGACTTTGCCCACTTTTTCCAGGCTCGCACCCGAGCAGGCACGGGGAACATCCCGTGTGGTATGCCAGGCCGGGTAATCGAAGTCGATGATGTCGCAGGTCGGAATCCCTGCGATTTCATTCAAGGGTAAATGATCGTCGCGGATCTCAAATTTTGCCTGGGGGATGAACTGCCTGACACCCACTTTTTGTGCTGCCAGCCAGATGCTGCGCGTCAGCTGTGGAGCATACTTGATACTGTTCTTTTCCATGTAGATCGCGAGATTCTTATCAGCAATCATGTCGAACAGCACGCCGTATACATATTCGTAGTCACGCGGTTCCGATTTATATTGGTTTGCGAAATACTTGGAACCCAGAAAATAGGGGTCGTTCTGTCGGTAGACCAGCTCTTCGCCATCAAAGAAAACGAAATCGACTCCGTAGCCGTGGCTGATTTTGAGCTCGGACATCAGGTTGCCGAGTTCCATCAGAAACGCGACGCCACTTGCCCCATCGTTGGCACCGATGAACAGACCCTGCGGGTTGTAGCGGTCGCGATCGGGAAAGGGACGTGTGTCGTAATGACAGGCCAGCAGGATGCGCTGTTTGGCATCCGGATTCCAACTGACGATCATGTTGTTCATCCGCACGGGAGTGCCCCGGATGGGATGCGGCGCATCGAAAGACTGAAACTTAACCTGGGCCTTCAACTCGCGAAAATGCTCCGCAATCAGCTTCTGTTGCTCCGCCATGCCGGACGAACCGCTGACGCGCGACTTCAAACGACAGATTTTCGTGAGGTAGCCGAAGGAACGGGAAGCATTGAATTCAGGCTCGGCGGCACAAGCGTTGTTTACCAGACAGACGCATATGACTGCCCCGATCATCAACGGGAAAAAGAATAAGAGAACGCGTCTGCCTGCCTGGGTGAATTGCATTTCCTGCCTGCTATCTGAAAAATCCGTTCAAAAAATGATCATCCCGCGAAAGTAGATTCTACATCAATAATAACCGGATCGACATACAAACTATAGCCACATACAGCACCGTTCGTATGAATGACTCTCCTTTACTCACCGCCAGGTGTGAGCCGATCCAGCCTCCAATGGACATCCCTACTGTCAGGTACAATCCGGTTGCCCAGTATATTTTACCCTGCCAGGCAAAAATGCCGATGGCGGCAATGGTGTAAATCGCGACGATGAAGACCTTATGCATGTTCGTGCGGACCAGATCGATCTTCATCAGGTTGTTCATGATCGCAATCAGGATAAACCCGATCCCTGCCTGGATGAAGCCGCCATAAAATCCAGCCAGTACCATCAACAGGTGTCCCGCCACCGAATGTCCTGCCGATTCTGCAGGCTCTGTTGTTGCCGTATTCGCTTCTTCTGATCCGGTTGTCAGTTCCTCAGTGACATTCTGTGGGGGCTTTTTCTTTTTGCGTTGCCCCAGAATCATCGAGACCAGCACGCCCAGCATCACGGTTGCCAGGATGCGGTTAAACCAGACACCAGTGATTTTGGTTCCCAGGAACGCCCCCAGAAAAGTACCGGGCAACGCACACAGCGCCAGAGAAAAACTGAGCTTGAAGTCGGAAAATCCCTTCTGCCTGAAACCGGCGATTGCAGTGAGGTTCTGTCCCAAGATCGCCACGCGGGCCGTTCCGTTTGTGACAGCTCCCGGAATTCCCAGAAAGATCATCGTTGGCATGACGATCAGAGAGCCACCGCCGGCCAGGACATTCAGCATACCTGCAATCACACCGACTCCAGCCAGTAATAAATTCTGCCACCAGTCCAAGGGATTGACTTTCTATTCTGTCTCGGGGAAAGAGTTACCGATGGTCGTCATCTGCATCGGGGGGTATAATGCATGCTATCGGCGTCTCAGTGTAAAAGTTTCCGCAGCAGAGTACCAAGTCAATCATGGCGAATTTACGGCAAACCCCCGTAATCTTTTTTGAGGAAAAGTCGTTCTGGACCACTGTGTTCTGTTCGACACTTCTGATATTGAGCTCTGCCTGCGAGTCGTCGGAATCGACGGATCTCACTGAGGCTGCTTCCCCTGCCCAGGCGTCCGATGAGTCGGTTACTCCCGTTCCGCTGGAAATCGGGGACTGGCGGCGTGTTGAAGAACTGATTCGAGAACACTCCGGTCAGATTGTTGTCGTCGATCTCTGGTCGACCTCCTGTCCCCCCTGCATACAGGAGTTTCCGGATTTCGTCGCTCTGCAGCAGCGGTTTCCCGAATCGGTGGTCTGCATCTCGTTCAATTGTGATTACTTCGGCGGGAAACGGCACCCGCCGGAATCATTCCGCCCTCAGGTAAAGCAGTTCCTGACAAAACAGCGGGCGCACTTTCCCAATATCCTGAGTAATGTTGCCGCTGAGGAATTCTTCCCTTCCATCGAGCTGGCTTCGATGCCCGCGACCTATATTTTTGATCGCCAGGGGAAAGTCGCGAAACGCTTTGACAATGATCATGGTTACTATGGCAAAGGGGGATTTACATACCAGAAGGACGTGATCCCCTTTCTGAAATCTCTGGTCGAACAGCAGCAGACTAAATAACCAGGGCCGCGATCAGACCAGAGAGGACAATTCCGTACCAGGTTCCCGCGCCACCGATGCTGATGGTAGGGGCTTCCAGTTTTTTGAAGTCGTTCCAGTGCATCAGGTCAGCACCGATCAGGGGGCCGGAAATTCCAATCACGAATGCAACCGGGGCACGCAGCGCTTCGAAGTCGCGACCGACTTCACCCGCCATCGGGGCGAGGATTCCAAAGCCCAGAATCGTGGAGCAGACAGCCACCAGCGGAGGGATGAAAAAGGGAATCACAATTCCCATGCCCGGTACCAGCCGCGAGGTGCGGTTACAGATCAGAATATTCAACGCCATACCGAATATCATGGCCAGGGTGGGCGTCTGACCTCCCGCAAAGATGTATCGCGAGAGCCAGATCGCCAGCAGGACCGGAATCACACAGCCTCCCAGGTTGACGGCGACGATCGCTTCCTGACGCAGTTTCTGCATCTGAGGCATGATCTGCACACCACCCAGGGGGCCAAAGTAGGGAACATTCACTTCTTTATCCAGCGGGAAGCGGGCGATGGGGAAGTTGATCAGCGAACCGAAGATCATGCCGAACAGGACCAGAATCGCAGCCTGCGGGCTTAAATGCAGGTTTCTCAGCGCGGTTTCTGCCAGATTCACGAACATCAGGGGCAGGATGCATCCCAGAAAGATCATCAGGCTGAACAGCATGCAGCCAGCGGCCTGGGCATTAGCGTAGGGATTCGGTTGCGGGCTCGACACGGGTTACTCTTTCCAGTCTATCTCTGCGACAGAGAGGCTTTTAGATACATTTACTCAGGAGACCGGCGCGCTGGGCCGACTCCCGCGACATTTTAGCGGCTGAAGTCGCAATTCTGCAGGTTTTCAGCGGGAATATTCCGAACAATTCCTACCTTCTCGGTGAATTCGACTACCAGATACATCTGGTGAGGATGATTTTCCCCGACGTCCCGCTACAATTCAAAGTATGGCAGGAAATTCATTTGGACAAGCCTTTCGGATCACAACAGCTGGCGAAAGCCACGGTCCGGGCAACGTAGTTATCATTGATGGTGTTCCCCCGGGAATCCCGATCAGCGTGGAAGATCTGCTCGTCGACCTCAACCGGCGGAAACCCGGGCAGAGCAAGATCGTCACTCAGCGGAAAGAAGCCGATCATCCGGAAATTCTGGCCGGCGTCTTCGAAGGTGTGACCACCGGCACGAGTCTTGCCATCCTGATCCGCAACGAGGATCAACGGAGCAAAGACTACAGCGATATCAAAGACAAGTATCGCCCGGGACACGCCGACTACACCTATGACGCGAAATACGGTTTCCGTGATTATCGTGGCGGCGGGCGTTCCAGTGCCCGCGAGACCAATGTGCGTGTTGCCGCGGGTGTGGTCGCCAAGAAAATCCTGCAGACCGCATTCGGCGGACAGATCGTCGGGTATGTCACCCAGGTAGGGCACCTCAAAGCTGAGATCGCTGATCCCACCACGATCACCGCGGATCAGGTCGAGCAGTTTGCCGACGGAACGCCGAATCCCGTGCGTTGTCCGGACCACGGTCTGGCACAGGAGATGATCTCGTTCATTGATCAGATCCGCAAAGACGGGGATTCAATTGGCGGAGTCGCGGAAGTCGTGGCTCTGAATGTGCCTCCGGGACTGGGTGAGCCGGTATTCGACAAACTCAAGGCAGACATCGCGAAAGCATTATTCAGCATCCCGGCCGTGCTGGGAGTTGAATATGGTTCCGGTTTTGGCTGTGCCACCATGCGGGGAAGTGAAAATAACGATCACTTCGTCGCGGAACAAAACGAGGGTACGCCGGTTATCAGTACCGATTCCAATCGACACGGTGGCAGCCTGGGGGGCATCTCCACCGGACAGCCTCTGGTCTTCCGTGCTGCAGTGAAGCCAACCAGCAGCCTGCTGATTGAACAGCCCACCGTGACCCGCTCAGGAGAAGCAACGACGATCCGTACCAAGGGCCGTCACGATCCCTGTCTGCTGCCCCGGTTCGTCCCCATCGCGGAAGCCATGCTGGCCATCACGCTGGCTGATCACTGGTTACGCTGGCGGGCGCAGTGCGAAGCGGCACCGGAGCGGCTCGACCACGTCTAACAGGAAGGAGCCTTATCTCATGGCCTGGATACAGAAACAGATCCGACTTCCCGCGCTGCCGCGCGGTTTTCATATCGTCACACGGGAAGTACTCAGCGAAGTTCCTGAACTGTCCCAGATTGAAACCGGGTTGATGCATGTTTTTATCATGCATACCTCCGCCTCACTCTCGATTAATGAGAATGCGGATCCGGATGTCCCCGTCGATCTGGAAATGTCGTTCAACAAGATCGCCCCGGAATCGTTTCCCTATATTCATACCTGCGAAGGTCCCGATGACATGCCGGCGCATGTGAAAGCATCCATGATCGGAAATTCGTTGACGATTCCCATCAGCGGCGGGCGTCTCTGCCTGGGAACCTGGCAGGGGATTTATCTTTGCGAGCATCGCAACCACGGCGGCAGCCGACGACTGGTCGTCACGATTCAAGGTGAATAGGCGCCGTTGACCAGCGCCTGTCACCACAGCTTATTTGCCGACACAATACAAGTGCTTGTCCGAGCGGATAAACAGGTCGCCCCCATCGATGGCAGGCGAAGCACTGAAATCCTCTTCGTCGTTTGTCAGGCGATTGACGGCCAGCTGTTCCAGTTTGTCGCTGGCTTTAATCACGTACGTTTCACCGGAGCGGGAGACGAAATAGATCTTACCATCTGCAGCCACTGGTGAGGAATAATCACTGCCGCGAAAACCGCCGCCTCCCCGTCGTCCGCCAAAACCACCGCCTCTGGCAGGTTCTTCACTGGCCGTTGATCCGGTATCGGATTCCAGTCGGCCTCGAAAGATCCGTTCGCCCGTTTTGGCATCGATGCAGTTCACGATGCCACGCGAGAAGAAATAGATGCGTCCATCATAAAGGATCGGTGTTTCGATACGATTCGCATCCCGGCCCGACCAGAGCACGTTTGACTTGGTCACATCGCCACTGCCGTCTACCTTGACTGCGATCGATCCGCCACCGCGTCCTTCAATGCCATACACCACGCCGTCCTTACCGGCGATCACACTGGAACAGTAAGTGTCAGTGTCCATGGCCTCACAGTACCAGCGGAGTTTTCCATTTTCAGGATTCAGTCCCCAGATTTCATAAGGGACGCCGATCACCAGGTCGGTCCGCTCCTGGTTGACGGGGACAACAATGGGAGTTCCCCAGGTGGCGTTGAAACCCGTTGATTCCTGGCGCCAGACTTCCTTACCGGTTTCCTTATTCAGGGCCACCATGGCTTCGCTTTCTGCAGAAGCAGTGACGATCAGCAGGTCTTTGTAGAGAATCGGACTGGAAGACGAGCCCCAGCGACGGGGGTCGAGTTCATCACCGATGATGGTCTGCCAGAGTTGCTTGCCTTCCATGTCGTACGCGACGGCTCCCGACTTGCCGAAATAGGCATAGACGTGTTTCCCATCCGAAGTGGGAGTATGTGAGGCAAAGCCGTGTTCGGCAAACATACCGGTATAGACGTCTTCGGGCAGCACCGGTTTCACGCTGCGATCCCAGAGTACTTTCCCGGTCTTGCGATCCAGGCAGATCAGATGCCGTCTGAGATCTTTCTGGTCTCCGGGCGGCTCATTCCGGCTCATTCCGTAGCCCGACCAGCAGGTGACAAACACTTTGTCACCCACAATGATCGGGCTGGATGAACCGGGCCCTGGTAGAGCCACTTTCCATTTCAGGTTTTGCTGACTACTCCACTCGGCAGGCGTAGCTTGTGTTTCGTCAGAAACTCCCGATCCGTTTGGTCCCCGAAAACGCATCCAGTCTGCCTGAACGCTTGAGGAAATCAGCATCAACAAAGCGAAGACAGCAACGCGGGACTGCATAAAATCGTCCTTTGAAAAACAGGATGCGCTGGTGAACCAGACGGAAGCAATGGGTCTTTAGTTATCAGAGTTGTCCGATTCGGGGCGTTTCGGGCGATCGCCGTCTGAGTTGCGACGTCCTCGATCACCACCACGGTCACCACGATCTCCACCACGCGAACGGAAACGGGCGTTGAACTGTTCTGCAGTTTTAGTCAGTTCTGCTTTATCCAGCGCCTTGTCCTTGTTGGTGTCGATGTTGTCGAACATCCTCTGCATACGTTCGGGAAGCTCGTCCTTGGTAATTTTCCCGTCTTTGTTTTTGTCGTTGGCCATCATGCGTTCCACGAAGTCCCCGCCACCATCACCATCGCGACGTCCGAAGCCACCACCAAATCCGCCACCGGGGCCACGACGATCGCCATCACGACGACCAAAGTTACCGAAGTCGGGACGCAGTTCTTCCTGTGACAGTTTACCGTCTTTATCTTTGTCCAGTTTCTTCAGCGAAGCGGTGGCGTTTTCCATCTCTTCTTTGGAGATTTCGCCATCTTTGTTCACATCCAGAACGACGAAAATCGGGAGCATCATCATGAAATTGCCACGTCCGCCCGGACCACGATCACGTGGCCCACGCTCTCCATCACGGGGACCCCGTTCACGACCTTCGGGCCGATCACCACGCTCGGGACGATCTCCTCTTTCAGGAGGTTGAGCTGAAAGCATGCTTGTGGCACTGATAGCGAGCAGGGTCGTGCCAACTG
This region includes:
- a CDS encoding sulfotransferase, with amino-acid sequence MTKQSVNKNGSTQGPFCVWSGIDFVNFVKLMRLRPTIRWSGIYRLISSGALSLSNSCLSGLESLIYSRKVKQTKLESPVFIIGHWRSGTTLLHNLMSMDQQFIYPNMGAMLFPSHFLLTERVLKHVVKHLIPKQRPMDNMPVTWDLPQEDETSILLLHLMSPYLAIAFSDQPEVYDRFYELDQLTPKEDKVWRDTFRYFMQKLTYRSGGNKRVLLKSPTHTFRIRFLLDMFPDARFVYIHRNPYKVYNSTLHLRKTMFGDNGFAPLDMEKVEEDMSNIYVNHLHVYERDRQIVPEGQLHEVSFEDLTADPVSELKKVYEHLNLTGFEDLEKNMQPYLKDQKSYKKNKYEMDAAQEKKIYERWQKAFEMFGYERLPSDALIKKARVAS
- the cydB gene encoding cytochrome d ubiquinol oxidase subunit II produces the protein METLWLILLVFMIATYVALDGFDLGIGVLHLILAKNRSEQKQIMQSIAPLWDGNEVWLIAAGGTMMMAFPGFMSAMFSGFYLPLTMVVWLLIFRAISIELPHFLEDSLWIHFWNMMLFVSSGLLVIILGAAMANVFRGVPLNAEGDFFEPLWTNFRIGKQTGILDWFTILGGITSAVILLHHGALWLIAKTDGAIHQRAQTSANWLWGGSVLLTLIMFTACYLVQPHAQASFSDHPWIWILPILAFLALGGTLVLRRLNRPMFAFLCSVGFIYLFIFGGTAALYPNLLPGLNPEHHLTIYNTSPSPEKLAVTLWWWIPGIILVGVYFTILFRSLPKVISAAATDDH
- a CDS encoding cytochrome ubiquinol oxidase subunit I — translated: MLDSLLLHRVQFAFTASFHYLFPQLTMGLALLIFILKTLGLRGHAWADVAARFWLKIFGLTFVMGVVTGIPLEFQFGTNWSQLVKSTGSILGQTLAMEGIFAFFLESAFLYLLIFGEKKLSKKLHWGVSFLLLLGTWLSGYFIICTNAFLQHPVGYRIDENGVYHLTSIWALLSNPWALKQYLHTMTGAVITGSFTMSSIAAYHLLKREHVEISRKYLKVSVIVGFTASLIAVMPTGDWEAKQVLKHQPVKFAAMEGHFHTEDGAGMVLIGQPNLDELKIDNPIIIPNVLSFLTYASWNAEVKGLTAYDRDLWPDNIELLYFSYHIMAGLGTIFIALMGLSSLMLFKGKLHTTRWLLWLLMLSLPFPFIANTAGWFTAEIGRQPWLIYGLMKTADGSSRNISEGNVMFTLLGFLGLYLLLSVLYFFLATRLIAHGPDRLPQIDAEIATGEGT
- a CDS encoding M28 family peptidase; translation: MQFTQAGRRVLLFFFPLMIGAVICVCLVNNACAAEPEFNASRSFGYLTKICRLKSRVSGSSGMAEQQKLIAEHFRELKAQVKFQSFDAPHPIRGTPVRMNNMIVSWNPDAKQRILLACHYDTRPFPDRDRYNPQGLFIGANDGASGVAFLMELGNLMSELKISHGYGVDFVFFDGEELVYRQNDPYFLGSKYFANQYKSEPRDYEYVYGVLFDMIADKNLAIYMEKNSIKYAPQLTRSIWLAAQKVGVRQFIPQAKFEIRDDHLPLNEIAGIPTCDIIDFDYPAWHTTRDVPRACSGASLEKVGKVMIYWLQNIPEIKN
- a CDS encoding sulfite exporter TauE/SafE family protein yields the protein MDWWQNLLLAGVGVIAGMLNVLAGGGSLIVMPTMIFLGIPGAVTNGTARVAILGQNLTAIAGFRQKGFSDFKLSFSLALCALPGTFLGAFLGTKITGVWFNRILATVMLGVLVSMILGQRKKKKPPQNVTEELTTGSEEANTATTEPAESAGHSVAGHLLMVLAGFYGGFIQAGIGFILIAIMNNLMKIDLVRTNMHKVFIVAIYTIAAIGIFAWQGKIYWATGLYLTVGMSIGGWIGSHLAVSKGESFIRTVLYVAIVCMSIRLLLM
- a CDS encoding TlpA disulfide reductase family protein — encoded protein: MANLRQTPVIFFEEKSFWTTVFCSTLLILSSACESSESTDLTEAASPAQASDESVTPVPLEIGDWRRVEELIREHSGQIVVVDLWSTSCPPCIQEFPDFVALQQRFPESVVCISFNCDYFGGKRHPPESFRPQVKQFLTKQRAHFPNILSNVAAEEFFPSIELASMPATYIFDRQGKVAKRFDNDHGYYGKGGFTYQKDVIPFLKSLVEQQQTK
- a CDS encoding DUF1614 domain-containing protein, translating into MSSPQPNPYANAQAAGCMLFSLMIFLGCILPLMFVNLAETALRNLHLSPQAAILVLFGMIFGSLINFPIARFPLDKEVNVPYFGPLGGVQIMPQMQKLRQEAIVAVNLGGCVIPVLLAIWLSRYIFAGGQTPTLAMIFGMALNILICNRTSRLVPGMGIVIPFFIPPLVAVCSTILGFGILAPMAGEVGRDFEALRAPVAFVIGISGPLIGADLMHWNDFKKLEAPTISIGGAGTWYGIVLSGLIAALVI
- the aroC gene encoding chorismate synthase, with amino-acid sequence MAGNSFGQAFRITTAGESHGPGNVVIIDGVPPGIPISVEDLLVDLNRRKPGQSKIVTQRKEADHPEILAGVFEGVTTGTSLAILIRNEDQRSKDYSDIKDKYRPGHADYTYDAKYGFRDYRGGGRSSARETNVRVAAGVVAKKILQTAFGGQIVGYVTQVGHLKAEIADPTTITADQVEQFADGTPNPVRCPDHGLAQEMISFIDQIRKDGDSIGGVAEVVALNVPPGLGEPVFDKLKADIAKALFSIPAVLGVEYGSGFGCATMRGSENNDHFVAEQNEGTPVISTDSNRHGGSLGGISTGQPLVFRAAVKPTSSLLIEQPTVTRSGEATTIRTKGRHDPCLLPRFVPIAEAMLAITLADHWLRWRAQCEAAPERLDHV
- a CDS encoding secondary thiamine-phosphate synthase enzyme YjbQ is translated as MAWIQKQIRLPALPRGFHIVTREVLSEVPELSQIETGLMHVFIMHTSASLSINENADPDVPVDLEMSFNKIAPESFPYIHTCEGPDDMPAHVKASMIGNSLTIPISGGRLCLGTWQGIYLCEHRNHGGSRRLVVTIQGE
- a CDS encoding PQQ-binding-like beta-propeller repeat protein, producing the protein MQSRVAVFALLMLISSSVQADWMRFRGPNGSGVSDETQATPAEWSSQQNLKWKVALPGPGSSSPIIVGDKVFVTCWSGYGMSRNEPPGDQKDLRRHLICLDRKTGKVLWDRSVKPVLPEDVYTGMFAEHGFASHTPTSDGKHVYAYFGKSGAVAYDMEGKQLWQTIIGDELDPRRWGSSSSPILYKDLLIVTASAESEAMVALNKETGKEVWRQESTGFNATWGTPIVVPVNQERTDLVIGVPYEIWGLNPENGKLRWYCEAMDTDTYCSSVIAGKDGVVYGIEGRGGGSIAVKVDGSGDVTKSNVLWSGRDANRIETPILYDGRIYFFSRGIVNCIDAKTGERIFRGRLESDTGSTASEEPARGGGFGGRRGGGGFRGSDYSSPVAADGKIYFVSRSGETYVIKASDKLEQLAVNRLTNDEEDFSASPAIDGGDLFIRSDKHLYCVGK